In the Pseudoalteromonas sp. A25 genome, CAAAAGATTAAATAGAAAATTAGCATTTACTTAAAAATCAACATGTAATAAAAAAAGAGCAAACCAAAATTTGCTCTTTTTCCTTTAACACTCGACCAAAGTCTGAATTTAAAAAAATAATTGTGCAACTAATTAACACAATCACCTGTCGGTGCGGGTGTGCGAATATGAATATCGCGTTGCGGAAATGGGATCTCAATATCATATTTTCGCAGTGCATCATCTATCGCCCACAAATAGTCAGAAACCAGCGCTGTTGGCCGCTTTACTTGTTCTGGTTGCACCCAAACCCCAAGTGTAAAATTCAAACTACTGTCGCCAAAACCTGTCATCCACACTGTTGGCTCTCGTCCAAGGCTATTTAAGGTGTATGGCACATTATCAGCAGCTTCTAAAACGGCCTTTTTCACTAACGCTTTATCACTACCATACGCCACCGAAAAAGAAATTCTAAAGCGTCTTACTTTTTCAGCTAAAGTCCAATTTGTTACTAATCCAGACACCAGTTCAGCATTAGGAATAAGAATATCTACATTATCATTTGTGCGGATCAGGGTGGCGCGCATATAGATAGCAATTACCTCACCAACTACATCGTTAGACAATTCAACGAAATCCCCTACCTTAACGGTTTTCTCCAATAACAGAACGAGGCCTGATACAAAATTGTTTACCATCCCCTGCAGCCCCAGGCCAATACCGACCCCCAAAGCACTGGCAATAAGCGCAAGCTCTGTCATTTCCATCCCTAACGATGTCAATGCGATAATAAAGCCTATAAACAACACAATGTAATGAATAAAACGCCCTATAACGTAAGCCGACGTATGTGCAATCATGCCCTGACGTGTCGCTAATCGCCCAAATGCGGCTCGTAATACACGAGATATAATAAAGGTGACTAACAACACCATAAAAAATGAAAGTAGTT is a window encoding:
- a CDS encoding mechanosensitive ion channel family protein, translated to MDMSWLDKELIKVGDFSLLVGELLSFFMVLLVTFIISRVLRAAFGRLATRQGMIAHTSAYVIGRFIHYIVLFIGFIIALTSLGMEMTELALIASALGVGIGLGLQGMVNNFVSGLVLLLEKTVKVGDFVELSNDVVGEVIAIYMRATLIRTNDNVDILIPNAELVSGLVTNWTLAEKVRRFRISFSVAYGSDKALVKKAVLEAADNVPYTLNSLGREPTVWMTGFGDSSLNFTLGVWVQPEQVKRPTALVSDYLWAIDDALRKYDIEIPFPQRDIHIRTPAPTGDCVN